A window of the Mucilaginibacter sp. cycad4 genome harbors these coding sequences:
- a CDS encoding tetratricopeptide repeat protein — MNKKQIVVSAAVVVIMGYLYWLPVKGLVKPKDDKNGKPAMAASAGAVKPAANVTVDMVSAPAKAAIGDALAAKINDLETQLKKASDADAPALQKQLATHWDDVNQPAPAAFYYQALARKDNKAQDWISAGNRFNDAYKLTQDTLLQPAFVSNAAEAFQNALKLQPESLEGKTGLGIAYVNGAAGPMQGIALLLEVVKKDPNNWNANLNLGMFAMKSGQYEKAVGRFKTLLAQKQELEPTFYLAESYKQLGMKKEAIDAYQKCKEMMPDPVFSQRIDGYIKELNN; from the coding sequence ATGAATAAAAAGCAAATAGTCGTTAGTGCAGCAGTAGTTGTTATTATGGGCTATTTGTATTGGTTGCCCGTTAAAGGTTTGGTAAAACCAAAAGACGATAAAAACGGCAAACCGGCGATGGCCGCCTCAGCAGGCGCCGTTAAGCCGGCAGCTAACGTTACTGTTGATATGGTATCGGCCCCTGCCAAAGCAGCTATTGGGGATGCATTGGCAGCTAAGATAAATGACCTTGAAACCCAGCTAAAGAAAGCATCAGACGCAGATGCGCCGGCTTTGCAAAAGCAGCTGGCCACTCACTGGGACGATGTTAACCAACCTGCACCCGCAGCGTTTTACTATCAGGCATTAGCCCGTAAGGATAACAAGGCGCAAGATTGGATCAGCGCAGGTAACCGTTTTAATGATGCCTATAAACTTACACAAGATACTTTATTGCAGCCCGCTTTTGTAAGCAACGCAGCCGAAGCATTTCAAAATGCTTTGAAATTACAGCCCGAAAGCCTTGAAGGCAAAACCGGGTTGGGCATAGCTTATGTAAATGGAGCAGCAGGCCCTATGCAGGGCATTGCGCTACTGCTTGAAGTTGTTAAAAAAGACCCGAACAACTGGAACGCTAACCTTAACTTAGGGATGTTTGCCATGAAATCGGGTCAGTATGAAAAAGCGGTAGGCAGGTTTAAAACACTGCTTGCACAAAAGCAGGAACTGGAGCCTACTTTCTATTTAGCCGAAAGCTACAAGCAATTAGGTATGAAAAAGGAAGCTATTGATGCTTACCAGAAATGCAAAGAAATGATGCCTGACCCTGTATTCAGTCAGCGCATTGATGGATATATCAAGGAATTAAATAACTAA
- a CDS encoding Rne/Rng family ribonuclease — translation MIKELIIDSSPNGATIALLQDKQLVELHKEQVSNNYTVGDIYLGRIKKIMPSLNAAFVDVGYEKDAFLHYLDLGPQVQSLLKLTKQVRSGGYQSKLLDGFKLEADINKGGKISEILTKNQLIPVQIAKEPISTKGPRLSSDLSIAGRYVVLVPFSEAISISKKIKSNTERNRLRKVVESIKPKHFGVIIRTVSEGKGVDELQKDLLDLISKWEQFITKLPSVEPSKKVLGEIGRTSTILRDILNPDFQHIYTNDNSMFEEIRSYIHEISPDMESIVRMHKHKEPIFDHFGIEKQIKGAFGKTVNLAGGAYLVIEHTEALHVIDVNSGNRTASKENQEENAYQVNKEAAKEIARQLRLRDMGGIVVIDFIDMHKPQNRKELFDFLRAEMQYDRAKHTILPPSKFGLVQITRQRVRPEMNIVTSEVCPTCNGTGTIRPTILLMDDIENNFNYILTEQNEKGITLCVHPYIEAFIKKGIYNRQMKWFIKYGQWIKVKNNPSYQITEFHFFSSKDEEIKL, via the coding sequence TTGATAAAAGAATTAATTATCGATTCATCCCCCAACGGGGCTACCATTGCATTATTACAGGATAAACAACTCGTAGAGCTTCACAAAGAACAGGTAAGCAACAACTATACAGTTGGCGATATTTACCTGGGCCGCATCAAAAAGATCATGCCCAGCTTAAATGCCGCCTTTGTTGACGTTGGCTATGAGAAGGATGCCTTTTTGCATTATCTTGATCTTGGTCCGCAGGTACAAAGCCTGCTTAAGCTGACCAAGCAAGTACGTAGCGGGGGATATCAGTCAAAGCTATTGGATGGGTTTAAGCTTGAGGCCGATATCAATAAAGGAGGCAAGATCTCTGAGATATTAACCAAAAACCAGCTTATCCCGGTACAAATAGCCAAAGAACCCATATCAACCAAGGGGCCGCGTTTAAGTTCCGACCTGTCAATAGCGGGGCGGTACGTTGTTTTAGTACCTTTTTCGGAAGCTATTTCTATTTCGAAAAAGATAAAAAGCAATACCGAGCGTAACAGGCTCCGTAAAGTAGTTGAGAGCATTAAGCCAAAGCATTTTGGCGTTATCATCCGTACAGTTTCCGAAGGTAAAGGGGTTGATGAGCTGCAGAAAGACCTGCTTGACCTGATCTCGAAATGGGAGCAGTTTATTACCAAGCTGCCTTCTGTTGAGCCTTCAAAAAAGGTATTGGGCGAAATAGGGCGTACATCAACTATCCTCAGGGATATTTTGAACCCCGATTTTCAGCACATTTATACCAATGACAATAGTATGTTCGAAGAAATTCGGTCATACATTCATGAAATTTCGCCTGATATGGAAAGTATAGTCCGCATGCACAAGCATAAGGAGCCTATATTTGACCATTTCGGTATCGAAAAGCAGATCAAAGGCGCATTTGGTAAAACCGTGAACCTTGCCGGCGGCGCTTACCTGGTAATTGAGCATACCGAAGCCCTGCACGTTATTGACGTAAACAGCGGTAACCGTACAGCCAGCAAAGAAAACCAGGAAGAGAACGCTTACCAGGTAAATAAGGAAGCGGCCAAAGAAATTGCAAGGCAATTACGCCTGCGCGATATGGGCGGCATTGTGGTGATCGATTTTATCGACATGCACAAACCGCAAAACCGCAAGGAGCTCTTTGATTTTCTGCGTGCCGAAATGCAGTACGACCGTGCCAAGCACACCATTTTGCCTCCGAGCAAATTTGGACTGGTGCAGATCACCCGTCAGCGTGTGAGGCCCGAAATGAACATTGTTACCAGCGAGGTTTGCCCTACCTGTAACGGAACCGGCACTATCAGGCCAACCATTTTGCTGATGGACGATATTGAAAATAATTTCAATTACATCCTTACCGAGCAAAACGAAAAAGGTATAACCCTGTGTGTACACCCATATATTGAGGCCTTTATTAAAAAGGGCATCTATAACCGCCAAATGAAGTGGTTTATCAAATATGGCCAATGGATCAAGGTTAAAAATAACCCATCCTACCAAATCACCGAGTTCCATTTCTTCTCCTCAAAAGACGAAGAAATTAAACTGTAA
- a CDS encoding HU family DNA-binding protein — protein sequence MTKAEIITEISSKTGIEKVDVQETVEAFFKVVKSSMVGGENVYVRGFGSFVVKKRAKKTARNISKNTAIIIPEHFVPSFKPAKTFVEKVKSGNKTSKK from the coding sequence ATGACTAAGGCAGAAATTATAACTGAAATCTCATCAAAGACAGGTATAGAGAAAGTAGACGTGCAGGAAACTGTTGAGGCGTTTTTCAAGGTTGTTAAAAGCTCAATGGTTGGCGGCGAAAATGTTTATGTAAGAGGGTTCGGTAGTTTTGTGGTTAAAAAAAGAGCTAAGAAAACAGCACGTAACATTTCAAAAAATACTGCCATCATTATCCCTGAACATTTTGTACCAAGCTTTAAGCCAGCTAAAACTTTTGTTGAGAAAGTAAAGTCAGGTAACAAAACCAGCAAAAAATAA